The window TGAGACCTCCGCAGCACCGAGCGACCACACCCCATGTGATCATCCTAGGACCGCTGCCGCCCGTGCGCGGAGGCAAGGATTCCGCGTTCCTCCCCGGCCCTCCGGACGCGATCTTCCGGGGCGCCCGCGGGACGCGCACACTGGAGCCATCCGGGGGGTAGGAGGGCACCGTATGAAAACGTTCGATCGGTGGCTCACCTCCCCGTGGCGGCGCTCGCTGCTGGCCGCGCTCGCGGGTGCCCTGTTCGTGTTCGCCTTCCCCGCGCCGTCGCTGTGGTGGTTCGCCTACGTCGCGCTGGTTCCGTGGATCCTGCTGGCCCGTTCCGCTCCGACCGGGAGGCGGGCGGCGTACGACGGCTGGTTCGGCGGGCTGGGGTTCATGCTGGCCGTCTTCCACTGGCTGCTGCCGAACCTGAACGTGTTCACCGTCGTGCTCTCCGCGCTGATGGGCCTGCTGTGGGCGCCCTGGGGCTGGCTGGTGCGGCGGTTCCTGGCGGGAACGCCCTCGCCGGGGCGGGCGGCGGCCGCGCTGGTCGTGCTGCCGTCGGCGTGGCTGGCGGTCGAGCTCGTCCGGTCCTGGCAGGCGCTGGGCGGGCCGTGGGGCATGCTGGGCTCCAGCCAGTGGCAGGTGCCCCCTGCGCTGCGGCTGGCCTCGGTGGGCGGAGTGTGGCTGCTGAGCTTCCTGGTGGTGGCCGTCAATGTGGCCGTCGCACTGCTGGTCCCCCGGCAGACGGTCGCAGTCCGCGCGCCCCGGGTGACCGCGGCGGCCGGTCTCGCGGCCATGGCCGCGGCGACCTCCGCGGCGTGGGTGTGGGCGCCGCGCCCCGACGTCGACGGCCACGCCCGGATCGCCGTCGTGCAGCCGGGCGTCGTGGCCGGCATCGAGAGCGGGCAGCGGCGGTTCGACCTGGAGGAGCAGCTGACCCGCCGGCTGGCGGGGCAGCACCCCGACCTGGTCGTCTGGGGCGAGAGCAGTGTCGGCTTCGACCTGGGCCACCGGCCGGACCTGGCGCGGCGCATAGCGGCGCTGTCCCGCGAGACCGGCGCCGACGTGCTGGTCAACGTGGACGCCCGGCGCTCGGACCGGCCGGGCATATACAAGAGCTCGGTCCTCGTCGGACCGGACGGCCCGACCGGCGAGCGCTACGACAAGATGCGGCTCGTCCCGTTCGGCGAGTACGTCCCGACCCGCTCGGTGCTCGGCTGGGCGACCTCCGTCGGCCGGGCCGCGGGCGAGGACCGCGGGCGGGGCACCCGGCAGGTGGTGATGAACGTCGGCCACGGCCTGCGCGTCGGCCCGATGATCTGCTTCGAGACGGCCTTCCCCGACATGAGCCGGCACCTCGCGCAGGACGGCGCGCGGGTGCTGCTCGCGCAGTCCTCGACGTCGACCTTCCAGCAGAGCTGGGCTCCCGAGCAGCATGCCTCGCTGGCCGCGCTGCGCGCCGCAGAGACCGGGCGGCCGATGGTGCACGCGACGCTGACGGGCGTGTCCGCCGCGTACGGCCCGCTCGGGCAGCGCGTCGGCTCCTGGCTGGGCACGGACCAGGGCACCGCGCGCGTGTACGACGTGCCGACGGCGCACGGCGTCACCCTGTACGTCCGCTTCGGCGACTGGCCCGCGCACGGCGCGCTGCTAGTGCTGGCCGTGCTGGGCGCGACGGAGAGCGTGCGGGCGCTCAGGCGGCGCCGGAGCGCTCCAGAACCGTCCGTACCACCCGTTCGCACAGTTCGTGGGTCTCCAGCGCGTCACGGGCACTGAGCACCTTCCCGGCGCGTACGGCGTCGAGGAAGAACAGCACGGCCTGCTCGATGCCGCGCTGCCGGGCGACGGGCACCCAGTCGCCGCGTCGGCGCACGGTCGGCTGCCCCTTGTGGTCGACGGTCTCGGCGAGGTTCACCACCTGCCGTTTGGTGTCCTGCCCGGAGACCTCGAGGATCTCCTCCGCCGAGCCGCTGAGCCGGTTCATCACGCCGAGCGCGGTGAATCCGTCCCCGGCGATCTGCAGCACGACGTGGTGCAGCAGGCCGTCACGCACACGCGCGCGTACGGTGACGTCGTCGACCTGGCCCGGCACCAGGAACCGCAGGGTGTCCACGACGTGGATGAAGTCGTCGAGGATCATCGTGCGCGGTTCCTCGGGCAGTCCGACGCGGTTCTTCTGCATCAGGATCAGCTCGCGAGGATGGTCGGCGCACTGCGTGTAGCCGGGTGCGTGGCGCCGGTTGAAGCCGACCATGAGCGAGACGCCCCGCTCCTCGGCGAGCCCGACCAGACGCGCGGAGTCGGCGAGTTCGTAGGCGAGCGGCTTGTCCACGTACGTCGGCACGCCCGCCTCCAGGAGCCGGGTGACGATCTGCGGGTGGACGGCGGTGGGGGCGTGCACGAAGGCGGCGTCGAGGCCCTGGGAGAGCAGGGAGTCCAGGTCGGCGTGGCGCCGCTCCGCGGGCAGGTGCAGGCTGTCGGCGACCCGCCGGAGCGTCTCGGGCGTCCGGGTCTGCAGGTGCAGGTCGATCCCGGGTTTGAAGCCGAGCACCGGCAGATACGCCTTCTGCGCGATGTCGCCGAGTCCGATGCAGCCGACCTTCACCTGGGCTCCTTCACCGCGCCGCCGTGCCTGACTGCACGGCAGCATACGGGGGCTGCGGCGGACGCCAGTCGGCGATGTCGTCGAAGCCGCGCAGGAGCAGGTCCGGGCTGATCCTGGACAGCGCGGCGATCGCGCCGTCGCGCAGGGCGATCCCGGCGCGGTTGCGCATGAGGTCCAGCCGCGCGGCCCTGACGGCCCGGCGGGCGACCGCGGTCGTGCGGGGCAGCCGGGCCGCGGTGTGGGCAGCGAGGTCGTCGGGGTGGTGGGCGAGGACGACGGCGTCCTCGATGGCCTGGTTGCCGCCCTGCCCGAGGGTCGGCGGCATGGCGTGGGCGGCGTCGCCGATCAGCACGGTCCGGCCGCGGTGGTGGGCGGGCAGCGGCCGGGCGATGTGGTGGACGTCGTGACGCAGCACATCCTCGGGGCGGGCGGCGGCGAGAACGGCGGGGACCGGGTCGTGCCAGTGCCCGAAGCGGCGCAGGAGTTCGGCCTGCTCGTCGTCGGCCGCGCGCTGTCCGGCGGGCGTGACGGCGGCGGCGTACGCGTAGACCCTGCCGTCCTTGAGCGGGTGCGTGCCCCAGAGACATCCCCTGCCCCAGGTCTCGTGGGAGGCGAACTCGGCGCCGGGCACGGGGACCACGACCCGCCAGGTGGTGAATCCGGCGTAGACGGCACCGGGATGACCGGGGAACAGCGTGCGGCGCACGGCGGAGTGGACGCCGTCGGCGGCCACCACCAGGTCGGCTTCCAGGTCGCCGCCGGGGGTGCTCACGCGGGCCGGGCGGTGGTCGTCCCCGGGGTCGGCGAGGCGTGCCTCGGC of the Streptomyces sp. NBC_01788 genome contains:
- the lnt gene encoding apolipoprotein N-acyltransferase; its protein translation is MKTFDRWLTSPWRRSLLAALAGALFVFAFPAPSLWWFAYVALVPWILLARSAPTGRRAAYDGWFGGLGFMLAVFHWLLPNLNVFTVVLSALMGLLWAPWGWLVRRFLAGTPSPGRAAAALVVLPSAWLAVELVRSWQALGGPWGMLGSSQWQVPPALRLASVGGVWLLSFLVVAVNVAVALLVPRQTVAVRAPRVTAAAGLAAMAAATSAAWVWAPRPDVDGHARIAVVQPGVVAGIESGQRRFDLEEQLTRRLAGQHPDLVVWGESSVGFDLGHRPDLARRIAALSRETGADVLVNVDARRSDRPGIYKSSVLVGPDGPTGERYDKMRLVPFGEYVPTRSVLGWATSVGRAAGEDRGRGTRQVVMNVGHGLRVGPMICFETAFPDMSRHLAQDGARVLLAQSSTSTFQQSWAPEQHASLAALRAAETGRPMVHATLTGVSAAYGPLGQRVGSWLGTDQGTARVYDVPTAHGVTLYVRFGDWPAHGALLVLAVLGATESVRALRRRRSAPEPSVPPVRTVRGSPARHGH
- a CDS encoding Gfo/Idh/MocA family protein gives rise to the protein MKVGCIGLGDIAQKAYLPVLGFKPGIDLHLQTRTPETLRRVADSLHLPAERRHADLDSLLSQGLDAAFVHAPTAVHPQIVTRLLEAGVPTYVDKPLAYELADSARLVGLAEERGVSLMVGFNRRHAPGYTQCADHPRELILMQKNRVGLPEEPRTMILDDFIHVVDTLRFLVPGQVDDVTVRARVRDGLLHHVVLQIAGDGFTALGVMNRLSGSAEEILEVSGQDTKRQVVNLAETVDHKGQPTVRRRGDWVPVARQRGIEQAVLFFLDAVRAGKVLSARDALETHELCERVVRTVLERSGAA
- a CDS encoding FAD-dependent monooxygenase; the encoded protein is MPEQPRAVVIGGGIAGLTAAAALHLGGRQVTVPERAPTLEPVGAAISLSPNALRALDVLGVGDRIRDLAAWQGEGGLRSPSGRWIARTDAGAAAERFGGPLVLLHRATLIDTLAALLPPGTVRTAAEARLADPGDDHRPARVSTPGGDLEADLVVAADGVHSAVRRTLFPGHPGAVYAGFTTWRVVVPVPGAEFASHETWGRGCLWGTHPLKDGRVYAYAAAVTPAGQRAADDEQAELLRRFGHWHDPVPAVLAAARPEDVLRHDVHHIARPLPAHHRGRTVLIGDAAHAMPPTLGQGGNQAIEDAVVLAHHPDDLAAHTAARLPRTTAVARRAVRAARLDLMRNRAGIALRDGAIAALSRISPDLLLRGFDDIADWRPPQPPYAAVQSGTAAR